One genomic segment of Paenibacillus xylanexedens includes these proteins:
- a CDS encoding phage major capsid protein, with protein sequence MPSNRAIIEKATMTLADLASGGRLNDQQFNTFYRRMIAAPTILNSARTVPMTSDSQKIEKIGFGQRILRPGVEGEALSEEQRTKPTTGTIKLNTEEVIAEINISYDTIENNIEGDNIRTTIMNLLADRAALDLEELIINGDKTSSDPYLALIDGVRKKVTSHIVDAEGAAIVKEIFKRGIKAVPNQYLRNPAEWRFYTNTGVELDWRDAVSNRQTSGGDQNLDGGRLMNAYGVPVNGIAMLQPYNVTSPAYTDVTDSILTHPKNIVVGMNRKIQVEVDKDISRRVFIIVLTAKIDVQLEEEDATAKIIHIKG encoded by the coding sequence ATGCCAAGCAACAGAGCAATTATCGAAAAAGCTACTATGACCCTTGCGGATCTTGCGTCCGGCGGTCGTCTGAACGATCAACAGTTTAATACATTTTACCGCCGGATGATTGCAGCGCCGACGATTCTAAATTCAGCTCGTACTGTTCCGATGACCTCTGATAGTCAAAAAATTGAAAAAATTGGTTTTGGTCAACGCATTTTGCGTCCGGGTGTAGAAGGAGAAGCGCTCTCGGAGGAACAACGTACGAAACCGACTACAGGAACGATCAAACTGAATACAGAAGAAGTTATCGCGGAGATCAATATCTCGTATGACACGATTGAGAACAACATCGAAGGCGACAATATTCGGACGACAATCATGAATTTGCTGGCTGATCGTGCTGCGCTTGACTTGGAGGAATTGATCATCAATGGGGATAAGACTTCATCTGATCCTTACTTGGCCCTGATCGATGGTGTGCGGAAGAAAGTCACATCCCACATCGTTGACGCCGAGGGCGCAGCCATTGTAAAGGAGATTTTCAAACGCGGCATCAAAGCCGTTCCGAATCAGTATCTTCGCAATCCTGCTGAATGGAGATTTTACACAAACACAGGAGTTGAACTTGACTGGAGAGACGCAGTTTCCAATCGTCAAACATCCGGGGGAGACCAGAACCTTGACGGCGGTCGCCTAATGAATGCGTATGGAGTACCGGTCAATGGTATCGCCATGTTGCAACCGTACAACGTCACTTCTCCAGCGTACACGGATGTTACGGACTCCATCCTGACGCATCCAAAAAATATCGTAGTCGGCATGAATCGTAAGATTCAAGTTGAGGTGGACAAAGATATTTCTCGCCGGGTGTTCATCATCGTTCTGACAGCTAAAATTGATGTTCAGTTGGAAGAAGAAGATGCAACAGCTAAGATCATTCACATCAAGGGCTAA
- the yqbG gene encoding protein YqbG produces the protein MSLITPQEIIDYTVFKKVKARAPQLLQMDILQAETEVFEEVGHDFSDSTLYPVPPAARLALIQLAQYYALVNGDESIAKGIKSESIGGYSYTLDNGQIISKASILAMLRKFKAQPVQGNVNMRMRLL, from the coding sequence ATGTCCCTAATCACACCGCAGGAAATCATTGATTACACGGTGTTCAAGAAGGTCAAGGCGAGAGCCCCGCAGTTGCTTCAGATGGATATCCTGCAGGCAGAAACGGAAGTGTTTGAAGAGGTCGGTCACGATTTCAGTGATTCGACCCTTTACCCCGTTCCACCTGCAGCACGGCTTGCCCTGATCCAGTTGGCACAATATTATGCCCTGGTTAACGGCGATGAGTCGATTGCCAAGGGGATCAAGTCTGAAAGTATCGGCGGTTATTCGTACACTTTGGACAACGGCCAGATTATCAGTAAGGCGTCTATCTTGGCCATGTTGCGTAAATTCAAAGCGCAGCCGGTACAGGGTAACGTCAATATGAGGATGCGATTGTTATGA
- a CDS encoding DUF3599 family protein, translated as MSFEDMLTDRCDIYHMQSASASPRFGVPAAPDLKYGSLPDATEVTCLFVEKGQTINQAEPNNEILHTFLVHFLPDEDVRVNDKVVWNGVELTLQVPRDLRGHHWEVTATRRANL; from the coding sequence ATGAGTTTTGAGGATATGCTGACGGATCGATGCGACATCTACCATATGCAATCTGCTTCAGCTTCCCCGAGATTTGGTGTTCCTGCTGCGCCTGATCTCAAATATGGTTCACTCCCGGATGCGACAGAAGTTACATGCTTGTTCGTAGAGAAAGGTCAAACCATTAACCAGGCTGAACCAAACAACGAGATCCTTCACACATTCCTGGTCCATTTCCTTCCAGACGAAGACGTTCGAGTGAATGACAAGGTGGTATGGAATGGTGTGGAGCTGACACTGCAGGTGCCCCGGGATCTCCGGGGGCATCATTGGGAAGTCACAGCAACAAGGAGGGCTAACCTATGA
- a CDS encoding HK97 gp10 family phage protein yields the protein MSRNRAEIRGLNELISGLDQAANGGLRQEYALWLGAMGFEFLELIQDEIIRTKTVDTRRLLNSFDRGDGDNVWSMSSGGLRLEVGTNLEYAQFVNDGHWTTKEGVEQRWVPGRWHGDRFDYDAGASTGMMLRRQWVEGTHYWDTALLIFERLFESSLERRLQEWLDALPRGRRANRRGGRRR from the coding sequence ATGAGCAGGAACCGTGCAGAGATCCGCGGGCTTAATGAATTGATCAGTGGTTTGGATCAGGCAGCCAATGGTGGGTTACGACAGGAATATGCTCTGTGGCTTGGTGCAATGGGGTTCGAGTTTCTTGAGTTAATACAAGACGAGATCATCCGGACGAAGACGGTAGATACTCGGCGGCTGCTTAACAGTTTTGACAGGGGCGATGGTGATAACGTTTGGTCTATGTCTTCCGGTGGGTTACGGCTTGAGGTGGGTACCAATCTGGAGTATGCCCAATTCGTTAATGACGGCCATTGGACAACTAAGGAAGGTGTAGAACAGCGGTGGGTACCTGGACGTTGGCACGGTGATCGATTTGATTATGACGCGGGAGCAAGCACAGGGATGATGCTCAGGCGCCAATGGGTCGAAGGCACACATTACTGGGATACTGCTCTTCTGATCTTCGAAAGATTGTTCGAATCTTCATTGGAACGTCGCCTGCAGGAATGGCTGGATGCTTTACCAAGAGGCCGCCGTGCTAATAGACGAGGGGGACGCAGACGGTGA
- a CDS encoding phage tail terminator family protein → MNSDVGAIMAACFRVHPVQVYTDRMPQDFVVPSLYFPQPITADAPSSISSYRVDRSLAVKVFAKTDEQAADAAEQIAQTIRQSRMVIPIIDEDGHNTGKYMRLRKMDSRIIDEGVAQLTFTWTSRYQYNRVEYEKMGSLFLNQGIRR, encoded by the coding sequence GTGAATAGTGACGTGGGGGCGATCATGGCGGCTTGCTTTCGGGTACATCCCGTACAAGTTTACACCGATCGCATGCCGCAGGACTTTGTTGTACCGTCTCTTTATTTCCCGCAGCCGATTACCGCGGACGCGCCCAGCTCCATCAGTTCGTACAGAGTGGATCGTTCATTGGCGGTTAAGGTATTTGCCAAAACGGACGAGCAAGCAGCTGACGCGGCTGAACAAATCGCTCAGACAATCAGACAATCTCGTATGGTCATTCCCATCATCGATGAGGATGGCCATAACACGGGGAAATACATGCGACTCCGCAAAATGGATTCTCGCATCATAGACGAAGGCGTTGCACAGCTCACTTTTACGTGGACTTCCCGGTATCAGTACAACCGGGTGGAATACGAGAAGATGGGCTCTTTGTTTTTAAATCAAGGAATTAGGCGGTGA
- a CDS encoding phage tail sheath family protein: MAGGIWTRQNKVRPGVYMNFESVGTATTALGERGTVTMAVPMSWGPSKQLVIVEAGADPFDVLGYDITAAEMLPVRETLKRAQKLLLYRLNEGVKATATSGNLRVTGIHGGVRGNDITIVIQSNIDDTTKFDVSTLVAGAEQDKQTVSDIDGLIKNAWVTFAASGADKDLTASAGVPLTGGTDGPVTNADHTEYLELLEVTDFNTVGLMSDDMTLKAIYTAFVKRQRENEGKKIQLVVPNYPTADYDGVISVKNGVVLSDQTVIDRVKAVAWVAGATAGAAVSQSLTYAAYDDAVDVDVKYTNTQIEEALLGGEFLFTASRGRAIVEQDINTFRTYTLTKGAERSKNRVIRVLDGLANDFKDTFELYYIGKTDNSADGRNLFRSALTNIVNSYQGFGAIQNFNSQTDVSVLAGEAKDAIFVELDIQPVDSIEKIYMRVRVK; encoded by the coding sequence ATGGCTGGAGGAATTTGGACAAGACAAAATAAGGTTCGCCCTGGCGTATATATGAATTTTGAATCTGTGGGCACTGCAACAACAGCCCTCGGAGAGCGTGGTACGGTGACCATGGCGGTACCGATGAGTTGGGGGCCGTCCAAACAACTGGTAATCGTGGAAGCTGGAGCAGATCCTTTTGATGTGCTTGGATATGACATCACAGCGGCCGAAATGTTGCCCGTTCGCGAGACGTTGAAACGTGCGCAGAAGTTATTGCTCTATCGCCTGAACGAAGGAGTTAAGGCAACGGCTACAAGCGGTAACTTGAGAGTGACGGGTATTCATGGCGGTGTGAGGGGTAACGACATCACCATTGTCATTCAATCCAATATCGATGATACGACTAAATTTGACGTTTCCACGTTGGTCGCTGGCGCAGAACAGGACAAGCAGACTGTTTCCGACATCGATGGACTCATCAAAAACGCTTGGGTAACATTCGCAGCATCCGGAGCAGACAAGGATCTCACTGCTTCCGCAGGTGTTCCGCTCACAGGAGGTACCGATGGGCCAGTAACCAATGCTGATCACACCGAATATCTGGAACTACTTGAAGTGACTGACTTCAACACGGTGGGACTGATGTCGGATGATATGACACTTAAGGCTATCTACACCGCTTTTGTTAAGCGGCAGCGAGAGAATGAAGGTAAGAAGATTCAACTGGTGGTACCGAACTACCCTACAGCCGACTATGATGGCGTGATCAGTGTTAAAAACGGCGTTGTATTGTCCGACCAGACTGTGATTGACCGGGTGAAAGCTGTTGCTTGGGTTGCCGGCGCAACGGCCGGAGCTGCGGTTAGTCAGTCTTTGACTTATGCCGCATATGACGATGCAGTGGATGTTGATGTGAAGTATACCAACACCCAGATCGAAGAGGCACTGTTGGGTGGGGAATTCCTGTTCACGGCAAGCCGGGGTCGTGCCATTGTGGAACAAGACATTAACACCTTCCGGACGTATACCCTGACCAAGGGGGCAGAACGTTCCAAGAACCGGGTTATCCGGGTGTTGGATGGCTTAGCTAACGATTTCAAGGACACATTCGAGCTATACTACATTGGCAAAACGGACAATTCCGCAGATGGTCGCAATTTGTTCCGTTCTGCCTTGACCAACATTGTAAACAGCTATCAGGGATTCGGCGCTATCCAGAATTTTAATAGTCAAACGGATGTGTCTGTTCTGGCTGGAGAAGCCAAGGATGCTATATTCGTCGAACTGGACATCCAACCAGTGGATAGTATCGAGAAAATTTATATGAGAGTGCGGGTGAAGTAA
- a CDS encoding phage tail tube protein, protein MPGYLKAQDAISGQEGRAFATINGVAEEMFYVKTLEATVEKQKAEIKTLGRRGVQHKATGWSGSGSMTIYYTTSRYRQLMLEYMKNGKDTYFDIQITNDDPTSSIGEQTVVLKGVNLDSVVIAKLDTEADALDEEVSFTFDDVDMPNTFTAPTLG, encoded by the coding sequence ATGCCAGGATATTTGAAGGCGCAGGATGCCATCTCAGGGCAGGAAGGCCGAGCTTTCGCTACAATTAACGGCGTTGCAGAAGAAATGTTCTATGTGAAGACGCTTGAAGCCACAGTTGAGAAGCAGAAGGCTGAGATTAAGACACTGGGTCGTCGTGGTGTACAACACAAAGCAACGGGCTGGTCTGGTTCGGGGTCGATGACTATTTACTACACCACATCCCGTTATCGTCAGCTGATGCTGGAATATATGAAAAATGGTAAGGATACGTATTTTGATATTCAAATCACGAATGACGACCCCACTTCCAGCATTGGTGAGCAAACGGTGGTGCTAAAAGGCGTTAACTTGGACAGCGTGGTTATTGCCAAGTTGGACACCGAGGCAGATGCGTTGGATGAAGAGGTTAGTTTCACGTTTGACGATGTTGATATGCCAAATACATTTACTGCCCCGACATTGGGTTAA
- a CDS encoding phage tail assembly chaperone, protein MSKNMAFFMKGQAAEVKEEEVIITQRYKDEKGKVIPFIMKALGTTRIDELETECTKPEIKKGKKVGEKLDGKRLSLRIAIESTLYPDFRDAELLKSYGLTDPVDLAKAVLSVGGEYMEWMQESNRINGFDESEDELIDDVKN, encoded by the coding sequence ATGAGTAAGAATATGGCGTTTTTCATGAAAGGGCAGGCAGCTGAGGTTAAAGAAGAGGAAGTCATTATCACTCAGCGTTATAAAGATGAAAAGGGAAAGGTTATCCCGTTTATCATGAAGGCCTTGGGGACAACCCGGATTGACGAGTTGGAAACGGAATGCACCAAACCGGAAATTAAGAAGGGTAAGAAAGTTGGGGAAAAGCTTGACGGCAAACGGTTGTCCCTCCGGATTGCCATTGAGTCAACGTTGTACCCTGACTTTAGAGATGCTGAATTGCTCAAGTCATACGGTCTGACCGATCCTGTTGATTTGGCTAAGGCCGTCCTGTCTGTAGGTGGAGAATATATGGAATGGATGCAGGAATCCAATCGGATCAACGGTTTTGACGAATCCGAAGATGAACTGATCGATGACGTAAAAAACTAA